In a genomic window of Alteromonas gilva:
- a CDS encoding FecR family protein: MTTPQRLEQAADWFDRIDELSEQDKLRFAQWLTDASNQSAFNRVAAALGHPEVATAAIRINNNASQQKTVSSVPDNRAVSLQSVAPQSASPRRKTLYSVYGLASAAAIALVAVLVSVNVSNNSAPPEIARQPASSTLSVIQQAEFSTRAGEQHTARLNDGSMVILNGKSALAVNHSAQFREVSLTSGQAYFDVAHEPQRPFLVKLDNASVQVVGTAFDIDRLQDKTAIRVYDGVVKVTADTTLTLTKGDGVILQAGKWLQSFQLENSQLPDWRTGWLDISNEPINDIVQRLNRYTSKPVKLAGFSQLPVSGRFNVKAPEQALQLLANMDALTLTEHSDHFLLTVSQ; the protein is encoded by the coding sequence ATGACAACGCCACAACGTTTAGAACAAGCTGCTGACTGGTTTGATCGCATTGACGAACTCAGCGAGCAGGATAAATTGCGATTTGCCCAGTGGCTTACCGACGCGAGCAACCAGTCGGCGTTCAATCGCGTTGCCGCAGCGCTCGGTCACCCCGAGGTCGCTACCGCGGCAATTCGTATTAACAACAACGCCTCGCAACAAAAAACAGTTTCTTCAGTACCGGATAACCGTGCGGTTTCGTTGCAGTCGGTGGCACCACAAAGCGCATCACCAAGGCGTAAAACGCTTTACTCGGTATACGGCCTGGCTAGTGCCGCGGCTATCGCATTGGTAGCAGTGCTCGTTAGCGTAAATGTTTCGAACAACTCTGCGCCCCCTGAGATCGCGCGACAACCTGCATCTTCAACGCTCAGCGTTATTCAGCAAGCTGAGTTTTCCACTCGTGCCGGCGAGCAGCACACTGCCCGGCTAAACGACGGCTCAATGGTTATTCTGAATGGCAAAAGCGCCCTGGCAGTCAATCACAGTGCGCAATTTCGCGAAGTGAGCTTAACCAGCGGGCAAGCGTATTTCGACGTTGCCCATGAACCGCAGCGCCCGTTCCTTGTGAAGCTGGATAATGCCAGTGTGCAGGTTGTTGGAACCGCTTTCGATATCGACCGCCTGCAGGATAAAACCGCAATTCGTGTGTACGACGGCGTTGTAAAAGTCACGGCAGATACAACCCTGACCTTAACAAAAGGCGATGGCGTCATCTTACAGGCCGGAAAATGGCTCCAGTCCTTTCAACTCGAAAACAGTCAGTTACCCGACTGGCGCACCGGCTGGCTGGACATCAGTAACGAGCCAATTAACGACATAGTGCAACGCTTAAACCGCTACACGAGTAAGCCTGTTAAGTTAGCAGGTTTCTCGCAATTGCCGGTATCCGGGCGCTTTAACGTTAAAGCCCCAGAGCAGGCATTGCAGTTACTCGCCAACATGGACGCACTCACGCTGACGGAACACAGCGATCACTTTTTACTCACCGTAAGCCAGTAA
- a CDS encoding RNA polymerase sigma factor gives MQPSININWQGISAADAEQLRTALKAFIYGLTHDSTQADDIYQETLLRTGRSTRFAELDNPLAYMITVAKSVLYDFQRKRTPNAVDIDSIDNESASDGPELAYLNQQKLACVERILSAMSPLRRQVFLLRRVDGMSRDDIAASLNISVEAVKKHLTRAMVELTLKLEEAGWTTNN, from the coding sequence ATGCAGCCATCAATAAATATAAATTGGCAAGGTATAAGCGCCGCAGATGCTGAGCAGTTGCGTACAGCGCTCAAAGCATTTATTTACGGCCTCACCCACGACAGCACGCAGGCCGATGATATTTACCAGGAAACCTTATTGCGCACAGGCCGCAGTACGCGCTTTGCAGAACTCGATAACCCGCTTGCCTATATGATCACCGTGGCCAAATCAGTCTTGTACGACTTTCAGCGTAAACGCACACCAAACGCAGTTGATATCGACAGCATTGATAACGAAAGTGCCAGCGACGGGCCGGAACTGGCTTACCTCAACCAACAAAAACTCGCCTGTGTAGAACGCATTCTCAGTGCCATGTCGCCACTGCGGCGTCAGGTGTTTTTACTGCGCAGAGTCGATGGGATGAGCCGTGATGATATCGCAGCCTCACTCAACATAAGCGTTGAGGCAGTCAAAAAGCACTTAACCAGAGCCATGGTTGAACTTACTTTAAAATTGGAAGAAGCTGGCTGGACAACCAACAATTAA
- a CDS encoding MarR family transcriptional regulator, producing the protein MESNIGWMLSRAAFSWRHAVEYYMADLGLTQTRWIAMLHLDRLGEGCTQKELAAHIDIEQPSLLRTLNQLEEAGLIERKHCSEDARRRLLWFTDKGRSLLTDVEAKAKLGRQQMLQGLTSEQRQQLSSLLETVIDNAHHLITERQ; encoded by the coding sequence ATGGAAAGCAATATTGGTTGGATGTTAAGTCGTGCCGCTTTTAGCTGGCGTCATGCGGTGGAGTACTATATGGCGGATCTGGGGCTAACCCAGACACGCTGGATTGCGATGCTGCACCTGGATCGCTTGGGTGAAGGCTGCACGCAAAAAGAGCTGGCGGCTCATATTGATATTGAGCAACCTTCGTTGTTGCGGACCCTGAATCAGCTCGAAGAAGCAGGGCTGATTGAGCGTAAGCACTGTAGTGAAGATGCTCGACGAAGATTGCTGTGGTTCACCGACAAAGGCAGGTCGTTACTAACCGATGTAGAAGCGAAGGCCAAATTAGGTCGCCAACAAATGTTGCAAGGGTTAACCAGCGAACAACGTCAACAGCTTAGCAGTTTGCTGGAGACGGTTATCGATAACGCCCATCACCTGATTACGGAGAGACAATGA
- a CDS encoding HlyD family secretion protein, with protein MTPDKKFNRWMRGSAIVFVLLMAYVLVADMTIPMTPHSMVQRPVIKVSPRVGGEVVEVAVHNNQVVAAGERLFRIDPSDYEIAVEQARLQLSEARQARDSLVAQLAQAEATIVSSRASLEEARREAKRLSSLRQQKLVSQQALEQAETEVEITAANLNAAKQQKRALEAELGAADEQNTRINMAKNNLRQAELNLARTDVRAAEPGIVSNLQLVEGVQARANEPLLSLVVTGKERIAADFREKSISHFAADVPAWIVFDALPGQLFEGHLASRDFGVVDGQVNADGLLSDPDDSDRWVRDAQRIRVYVALDNGQLPTALVAGSRATVMLHEPDDSVISWLGKAQMTVVSWLHYVY; from the coding sequence ATGACACCTGATAAGAAGTTTAATCGTTGGATGCGAGGCAGTGCGATTGTATTTGTATTGCTGATGGCCTACGTGTTAGTTGCCGACATGACAATTCCTATGACGCCGCATTCGATGGTTCAGCGCCCCGTAATTAAGGTATCGCCACGCGTTGGTGGCGAAGTGGTAGAGGTCGCGGTACACAATAATCAGGTGGTTGCGGCCGGTGAGCGTTTGTTTCGTATCGACCCCAGTGATTATGAAATAGCCGTTGAGCAGGCGCGCTTGCAACTTAGCGAAGCGCGGCAGGCTCGCGACAGTTTAGTGGCGCAGTTGGCTCAGGCTGAAGCAACCATTGTATCGTCTAGGGCCAGTTTAGAAGAAGCGCGTCGCGAGGCGAAACGTCTTTCGTCGCTGCGTCAGCAAAAGTTAGTTAGCCAGCAGGCTTTGGAACAGGCCGAGACCGAAGTGGAAATCACTGCTGCAAACCTGAATGCTGCAAAGCAACAAAAACGAGCGTTAGAGGCGGAGTTAGGTGCTGCCGATGAGCAGAACACCCGCATTAATATGGCTAAAAATAATCTACGTCAGGCCGAGTTGAATTTGGCCCGAACAGATGTGCGGGCGGCCGAACCTGGTATTGTTTCTAACCTACAACTGGTTGAGGGTGTGCAGGCCCGGGCTAATGAACCTTTGCTGTCTTTAGTGGTTACGGGTAAGGAGCGTATTGCTGCAGATTTTCGTGAAAAAAGTATTAGCCACTTTGCAGCGGATGTTCCAGCCTGGATAGTCTTTGATGCGTTACCGGGTCAGTTATTTGAGGGGCATTTAGCCAGTCGCGACTTTGGTGTAGTTGATGGGCAGGTGAATGCTGACGGTTTACTGTCTGATCCTGATGACAGTGATCGCTGGGTTCGTGATGCGCAGCGTATTCGTGTTTATGTGGCATTAGATAATGGGCAACTCCCGACTGCACTGGTTGCAGGTTCGCGGGCTACCGTAATGTTGCATGAACCCGACGATAGTGTCATCAGCTGGCTGGGTAAAGCGCAAATGACAGTGGTTAGTTGGCTGCATTATGTCTACTAA
- a CDS encoding DUF2955 domain-containing protein yields MSTKAAVPSLSGYEYRRVIRIALGSCLGFTISKLMGWPYGVFFAVYPILLLGMAPVFNLKIALEFCLSVLINVVEIWLLKTFFTPFPLLMTLAVFAVFCLHFRNMAKGNNIMMWTSGVVTLAVMLHFGSYPTTSLTDMTVSTLLATVISVAGGAVLFWLLPDNEAPAMPARPPLSVAQINHRMLMGATLATLSFVVFQVFNLRDSLSAQVATILVLFPMTYSASLMNAWNRVRGVAMGCTLALISQLLMYNLISHLVLVVMAMFMTLLLAARIHMLERIGSGVGFGALTTIGILYGQYLQPNADFLYSSFYRLASVVVALIILMMTAYFLDSALNKISWAKDVA; encoded by the coding sequence ATGTCTACTAAGGCTGCCGTGCCCAGTTTAAGCGGTTATGAATACCGGCGTGTTATCCGCATAGCGCTGGGTAGCTGTTTAGGGTTTACAATAAGTAAGTTGATGGGCTGGCCCTACGGTGTTTTCTTTGCCGTTTACCCCATTTTATTGCTGGGTATGGCACCCGTTTTTAATCTTAAGATAGCCCTGGAATTTTGTCTCAGTGTGTTGATCAACGTTGTTGAAATTTGGTTATTGAAGACATTTTTTACTCCTTTCCCGCTGCTGATGACCCTGGCTGTGTTTGCTGTTTTTTGTCTTCATTTCAGGAATATGGCAAAGGGCAACAATATTATGATGTGGACGTCAGGGGTGGTTACCTTAGCTGTAATGCTGCATTTTGGCAGTTATCCCACCACCTCGCTGACTGATATGACTGTGTCTACGTTATTAGCAACCGTGATTTCGGTCGCTGGTGGTGCGGTCCTGTTTTGGTTGTTACCCGATAATGAGGCGCCAGCAATGCCTGCGCGGCCGCCTTTATCTGTGGCTCAGATCAATCATCGAATGTTAATGGGGGCGACATTAGCAACCTTATCTTTTGTGGTGTTTCAGGTATTTAATCTGAGGGATTCGTTGTCGGCGCAGGTGGCAACTATTTTGGTGTTGTTTCCAATGACCTATTCGGCGTCGCTCATGAATGCATGGAATCGTGTTCGTGGTGTGGCTATGGGCTGCACTTTAGCGTTGATCAGCCAGCTATTAATGTACAACTTAATTAGCCACCTTGTGTTGGTTGTAATGGCGATGTTTATGACGCTATTGTTGGCAGCACGCATTCATATGCTCGAACGTATTGGTTCCGGGGTTGGCTTTGGCGCGCTGACCACGATTGGAATTTTGTACGGACAATACCTGCAACCTAACGCTGATTTTCTCTATAGTAGTTTTTATCGTCTGGCATCGGTGGTTGTGGCACTGATTATTTTAATGATGACTGCCTATTTTTTAGACAGCGCACTTAATAAAATCAGCTGGGCCAAAGATGTTGCATAG
- a CDS encoding EAL and HDOD domain-containing protein, whose translation MKVFTARQAIFNRRRQTVAYELFFRDGIENVFPKDVDPTVATSRLIVNQHLNVGISTLTNGKRALINFSQQGLLDQVPALLPPNDIVIEVLEDVEPTDEVYQACRELFHKGYRMALDDFLYHRNWDRFINFTRLLKFDIQNTSLIEIAPLVEKFKQRKGLKLLAEKIETPEEFAQAKKMGFDFFQGYFFAKPEMIQNKDIEAQHAMILIIYHEALKPYINYTKLARYFEQDVSLSYKLLRFTNSGLFILKEPIESIKQALIYLGEEQARKFVCLIATAHLNKNKPLEIIRMSIIRARFSEQIAKQVAPQLADSAFMVGLFSMIDALLDTPMESLLAQLPLSDDIKAAMLGEKNILFFTLELVKAYESGSWWAITQKADTLGIEQDVLPDMHRNATLWSETYEAIK comes from the coding sequence ATGAAGGTTTTCACTGCACGCCAAGCCATTTTTAATCGACGTCGACAAACGGTCGCCTACGAACTGTTTTTTCGCGATGGTATTGAAAATGTCTTCCCCAAAGATGTCGATCCGACCGTAGCCACCTCCCGGTTAATTGTGAATCAACATCTCAATGTTGGGATTAGTACACTGACGAATGGCAAAAGAGCGCTAATCAATTTCTCCCAGCAAGGCTTACTCGACCAGGTCCCTGCACTGCTACCGCCGAACGACATTGTGATAGAAGTGCTTGAAGATGTAGAGCCCACCGACGAAGTGTATCAAGCGTGCCGAGAGCTCTTTCACAAAGGCTACAGAATGGCACTGGATGATTTTCTGTATCACAGAAATTGGGATAGGTTCATCAATTTCACGCGTCTGCTAAAGTTTGATATTCAGAACACGTCACTTATAGAAATCGCGCCTTTAGTAGAGAAATTTAAACAACGTAAAGGCTTAAAACTGCTTGCCGAAAAGATAGAGACGCCAGAGGAATTCGCCCAGGCTAAAAAAATGGGGTTTGACTTCTTCCAGGGCTATTTCTTTGCCAAACCAGAAATGATTCAAAATAAGGATATTGAAGCGCAGCACGCCATGATCCTTATTATTTACCACGAAGCCTTAAAGCCCTATATCAATTACACCAAACTTGCGCGGTATTTCGAGCAAGACGTAAGCCTGAGTTACAAATTGCTGCGCTTTACTAATTCGGGACTATTTATACTCAAGGAACCCATTGAATCCATTAAGCAGGCTTTGATCTACCTCGGTGAAGAGCAGGCGAGAAAATTCGTGTGCCTCATAGCCACCGCGCACCTTAACAAAAATAAGCCGCTGGAAATCATCAGAATGTCGATCATTCGCGCCAGGTTTAGTGAGCAAATAGCGAAACAAGTCGCACCGCAGCTTGCAGACAGCGCTTTTATGGTCGGCCTGTTTTCTATGATAGATGCACTCCTGGACACCCCCATGGAATCTTTGCTTGCGCAATTGCCCTTAAGCGACGATATTAAAGCGGCGATGTTAGGTGAAAAAAACATCCTCTTTTTCACCTTAGAACTGGTTAAAGCTTACGAGTCTGGCAGTTGGTGGGCAATAACCCAAAAAGCCGATACGCTGGGTATAGAGCAGGACGTACTGCCTGATATGCATAGAAATGCCACACTTTGGTCAGAAACATACGAAGCCATTAAATAA
- a CDS encoding XdhC family protein, which yields MQPLDVKVLTRVNEWLSQGKSFWFCTVLATWGSSPREPGSLFAAVSATEWVGSLSGGCVEDDFLSRIANNEFNQPVQVVRYGEESPQASITLPCGGILDVLVEKIAPSEFTARHFGGYLHCLLGHNTRVRQVNTLTGEVNFTEVLHNTPAVNWQADAQRVELRTGPARRLIIAGYSPVADYCARFAISLGFEVILCEHRSQEQTLCNIDGCRFEPVFAADYLLQPGSVHSHTAVVALTHDPRVDDLTMMEAVTTDAFYIGVMGSKRTSANRAERLQRVGQLSATQLARIHMPVGLDIGSKTPAEIGLAVMADIVKAYRKPVPATA from the coding sequence ATGCAACCACTCGACGTTAAGGTGCTTACCCGGGTTAATGAATGGCTCAGTCAGGGCAAGTCATTTTGGTTTTGCACGGTATTAGCAACCTGGGGCTCATCTCCCCGCGAGCCGGGCAGTTTATTTGCGGCGGTAAGTGCCACTGAGTGGGTGGGCTCGTTGTCGGGCGGCTGTGTTGAAGATGACTTTTTAAGCCGTATTGCCAACAATGAGTTTAACCAGCCGGTGCAGGTGGTCAGGTATGGCGAGGAAAGCCCGCAAGCGTCTATCACGCTGCCTTGTGGCGGCATTCTCGATGTGCTGGTTGAAAAAATCGCTCCGTCGGAGTTTACGGCCCGTCATTTTGGCGGCTACTTGCACTGTTTGTTGGGCCACAACACCCGGGTAAGGCAGGTAAATACATTAACCGGTGAGGTTAATTTTACCGAGGTGTTACATAACACGCCCGCAGTTAACTGGCAGGCTGATGCGCAGCGTGTTGAACTGCGTACAGGCCCGGCCAGACGTTTAATTATTGCCGGTTATTCGCCGGTTGCAGATTACTGCGCCCGCTTTGCAATATCACTGGGGTTTGAGGTGATTTTGTGTGAACACCGTTCTCAGGAGCAAACCTTGTGCAATATCGATGGGTGTCGGTTTGAGCCGGTCTTTGCCGCCGATTATTTATTGCAGCCTGGCAGCGTGCACAGCCACACTGCGGTAGTGGCGCTCACGCACGATCCGCGGGTTGATGACTTAACCATGATGGAAGCGGTCACCACCGACGCCTTTTATATTGGTGTGATGGGATCAAAACGTACCTCGGCCAATCGTGCCGAGCGGTTGCAGCGGGTAGGGCAGTTATCGGCAACGCAACTGGCCCGCATTCACATGCCGGTGGGGCTCGATATTGGCAGCAAAACGCCGGCTGAAATTGGCCTGGCAGTAATGGCCGACATTGTTAAAGCCTACCGCAAGCCAGTACCAGCTACTGCATGA